A stretch of the Mesorhizobium huakuii genome encodes the following:
- the betI gene encoding choline-binding transcriptional repressor BetI gives MPKVGMEPLRRKALIDATISAIGERGSLDVTMSEIAGRAGVSSALAHHYFGAKDELLFATMRHILAELTIDMRRALQSAVSPRERVSAVVAVNFSEIQFQPETIAAWLAFYVEAQKSSALRRLLKVYARRLHSNLMSGLTGILPRAEADRAAEATAAMIDGLYIRRALKDGVPDAATAIALVEDYLETKLGERRKQ, from the coding sequence ATGCCAAAAGTCGGAATGGAGCCACTGCGCCGCAAGGCACTCATCGACGCGACGATCTCGGCGATCGGCGAGCGCGGCTCGTTGGACGTGACCATGTCCGAGATCGCCGGCCGGGCCGGTGTGTCCTCCGCACTTGCCCATCATTATTTCGGCGCCAAGGACGAATTGCTGTTCGCCACGATGCGGCACATCCTCGCCGAACTGACCATCGACATGCGCCGCGCCCTGCAATCCGCCGTTTCCCCGCGCGAACGCGTTTCGGCCGTGGTTGCCGTCAACTTCTCCGAGATCCAGTTCCAGCCGGAAACCATCGCCGCCTGGCTCGCCTTCTATGTCGAGGCACAGAAATCATCGGCCTTGCGCCGGTTGCTCAAGGTCTATGCGCGGCGGCTGCACTCGAACCTGATGAGCGGGCTGACCGGCATCCTGCCCAGGGCCGAGGCCGACCGCGCCGCCGAAGCGACAGCGGCGATGATCGACGGGCTCTACATCAGGCGTGCGCTGAAGGACGGCGTGCCCGACGCCGCGACCGCGATCGCGCTGGTCGAGGACTATCTCGAAACCAAACTCGGCGAGCGGCGCAAACAGTGA
- the betA gene encoding choline dehydrogenase yields MLEADFVIIGSGSAGSAMAYRLSEDGKHSVIVIEFGGSDIGPLIQMPSALSIPLNMSLYDWGFASEPEPHLGGRVLATPRGKVIGGSSSINGMVYVRGHARDFDHWAEEGATGWGFADVLPYFKRMEDNDGGEDGWRGHSGPLHVQRGSRKNPLYGAFVEAGRQAGFELTDDYNGSKQEGFGPMEQTIRGGRRWSAASAYLKPALQRRNVSLLKGFARRVIIENQRAVGVEIEAHKQIQIVKARREVIVAASSINSPKILMLSGIGPAEHLRENGIAVVADRPGVGRNLQDHMELYIQQESTKPITLNSVLNPFSKALIGAQWLFFKSGLGATNHFEAAAFVRSHAGVDYPDIQYHFIPAAVRYDGKAAAKSHGFQAHVGPMRSKSRGSVTLRSPDPKAKPVIRFNYMSHPDDWTEFRHCIRLTREIFGQSAFDAYRGQEISPGSHVQSDDDLDVFIRDHAESAYHPCGTCKMGRADDLMSVVDPECRVIGVHGLRVADSSIFPRVTNGNLNAPSIMTGEKASDHILGRTPLAPSNQEPWINPRWQTSDR; encoded by the coding sequence ATGCTTGAAGCGGATTTCGTCATCATCGGCTCCGGCTCGGCCGGCTCGGCCATGGCCTATCGCCTGTCGGAGGACGGCAAGCATTCGGTCATCGTCATCGAATTCGGCGGCAGCGATATCGGGCCGCTGATCCAGATGCCGTCGGCGCTGTCGATCCCGCTCAACATGAGCCTCTACGACTGGGGCTTTGCCAGCGAGCCGGAGCCGCATCTCGGCGGCCGCGTGCTGGCGACGCCGCGCGGCAAGGTCATCGGCGGCTCGTCCTCGATCAACGGCATGGTCTATGTACGCGGCCATGCCCGCGACTTTGACCATTGGGCCGAAGAGGGTGCAACGGGTTGGGGCTTTGCCGACGTGCTCCCCTACTTCAAGCGCATGGAGGACAATGACGGCGGCGAGGATGGTTGGCGCGGGCATAGCGGGCCGCTGCATGTCCAGCGCGGCTCGCGTAAAAATCCGCTCTACGGCGCCTTCGTCGAGGCAGGCCGCCAGGCCGGGTTCGAGCTGACCGACGACTACAACGGTTCCAAGCAGGAAGGCTTTGGGCCGATGGAGCAGACCATCCGCGGCGGCCGCCGCTGGTCGGCGGCATCGGCCTATCTGAAGCCGGCTCTCCAACGCAGGAATGTTAGCCTGCTCAAGGGTTTCGCCCGCCGGGTGATCATCGAGAATCAACGCGCCGTCGGCGTCGAAATCGAAGCTCACAAACAGATTCAAATCGTTAAGGCGCGACGTGAGGTGATCGTCGCCGCCTCGTCGATCAATTCGCCCAAGATCCTGATGCTATCGGGCATCGGCCCGGCCGAGCATTTGCGCGAAAACGGCATTGCCGTGGTAGCCGACCGGCCCGGCGTCGGCCGCAACCTGCAGGACCATATGGAGCTTTATATCCAGCAGGAATCAACCAAGCCGATAACGCTGAATTCGGTGCTCAATCCATTCTCGAAAGCGCTGATTGGGGCCCAGTGGTTGTTCTTCAAGTCGGGTCTCGGCGCCACCAATCATTTCGAGGCGGCGGCCTTCGTGCGCTCGCACGCCGGTGTCGATTATCCTGATATCCAGTATCACTTCATCCCGGCGGCGGTGCGCTATGACGGCAAGGCGGCGGCGAAGTCGCACGGCTTCCAGGCGCATGTCGGGCCGATGCGGTCGAAGTCGCGCGGCTCGGTGACGCTGCGCTCGCCGGACCCGAAAGCGAAGCCGGTGATCCGCTTCAACTACATGTCGCATCCGGACGACTGGACCGAGTTCCGTCACTGCATCCGGCTGACTCGCGAGATCTTTGGCCAGTCGGCCTTCGACGCCTATCGCGGCCAGGAAATCTCGCCGGGCAGCCATGTGCAGTCGGACGACGATCTCGATGTCTTCATTCGCGACCATGCCGAGAGCGCCTACCACCCTTGCGGCACCTGCAAGATGGGCCGCGCCGACGACCTGATGAGCGTCGTCGATCCGGAATGCCGGGTCATCGGTGTCCACGGATTGCGGGTCGCCGATTCCTCGATCTTCCCGCGTGTCACCAACGGCAACCTCAATGCGCCGTCGATCATGACCGGCGAGAAGGCGTCCGACCACATCCTTGGCCGCACGCCACTGGCGCCGTCCAACCAGGAACCATGGATCAATCCGCGCTGGCAGACCTCGGACAGATAG
- a CDS encoding threonine/serine dehydratase produces the protein MTDLLVPSLDHLKQAYAVTSRATQITPLLESTALAGETGAARVFIKPESLQWAGSFKVRGAYWRLKRLSADEARKGVVAYSSGNFAQGLAAAGQALGIPVTIVMPIDAPAAKRDATAGYGARVVLTDHGERAREEVAAAKAREIAETEGLALLHPFDDPEIVAGQAGAGLEALDQLEAKDASADLLFCSVGGGGLIGGVSLAFHYLSPATEIIGVEPEGFNGMGSSLAHGSIETMPIGPKSICDGLMSRRPGDAPFAAVKTAGVRGITVDDQSVRRAMKIAFERMKLVLEPSGAASLAALLGGKVDVAGKTVLVVATGGNVSLADFMAHMNHA, from the coding sequence ATGACAGACCTTCTCGTCCCCTCCCTCGATCATCTCAAACAGGCCTATGCCGTCACCTCCCGGGCGACGCAGATCACGCCGCTGCTGGAATCGACAGCGCTTGCCGGAGAGACGGGTGCTGCCCGCGTCTTCATCAAGCCGGAATCGCTGCAATGGGCCGGGTCTTTCAAGGTACGCGGCGCCTATTGGCGGCTGAAGCGGCTGTCGGCCGACGAGGCGAGAAAGGGCGTCGTCGCCTATTCCTCCGGCAATTTCGCGCAGGGGTTGGCCGCTGCCGGCCAGGCGCTCGGCATTCCAGTCACCATCGTCATGCCGATCGACGCGCCGGCCGCCAAGCGCGACGCGACCGCGGGCTATGGCGCGCGCGTCGTGCTAACCGATCACGGCGAGCGGGCGCGTGAAGAGGTCGCCGCCGCCAAGGCGCGCGAGATTGCGGAGACGGAAGGCCTGGCCCTGCTGCATCCCTTCGACGATCCCGAGATCGTCGCCGGCCAGGCCGGCGCCGGCCTCGAAGCGCTCGATCAGCTTGAGGCCAAGGACGCCAGCGCCGATCTGTTGTTCTGCTCGGTCGGCGGCGGTGGGTTGATCGGCGGCGTTTCGCTTGCCTTCCACTATTTGTCGCCGGCGACCGAGATCATCGGCGTCGAGCCGGAAGGTTTCAATGGCATGGGCTCGTCGCTGGCGCATGGCAGCATCGAGACGATGCCGATCGGGCCGAAATCGATCTGCGACGGGCTGATGTCGCGGCGGCCTGGCGATGCGCCGTTCGCGGCGGTCAAGACAGCGGGTGTTCGCGGCATCACCGTCGACGACCAGTCGGTGCGGCGGGCGATGAAGATCGCCTTCGAGCGGATGAAACTAGTGCTGGAGCCGTCTGGGGCTGCGTCACTCGCGGCGCTGCTCGGCGGTAAAGTGGATGTGGCGGGTAAGACCGTCCTTGTTGTGGCTACCGGCGGCAATGTCTCGCTCGCCGATTTTATGGCGCATATGAACCATGCTTGA
- the betB gene encoding betaine-aldehyde dehydrogenase, which produces MRAQPTASHYVNGRYIEDEGGAPLPVIYPATGEVIATLRSATPNVLELAIEAARAAQPAWARLKPVERGRILRRAADILRARNADLARIETLDTGKAIQETLVADAPSAADCLEYFGGAVAAYNGEAVDLGGPFAYTRREALGVCVGIGAWNYPIQIAGWKSAPALAMGNAMVFKPSENTPLSALALAEIYSEAGLPDGLFNVVQGYGDVGAGLVGHDVVAKVSVTGSVPTGRKVLSLAGSKMKHATMELGGKSPLIVFDDADIENAIGGAMLGNFYSTGQICSNGTRVFVQSGIHDRFVDRLIERTKKIRIGDPLDPETQMGPLVSKAQHDKVVGYIEIGKQDGAVLACGGNVPSLQGFGGGFFVEPTVFTGVTDNMRIAREEIFGPVMSVLKFDGEDEVIDRANDTEFGLAAGVFTRDLPRAHRVIAELQAGTCWINAYNLTPVEIPFGGFKQSGIGRENSLAALALYSQLKSIYVETGDVASPY; this is translated from the coding sequence ATGCGCGCCCAGCCCACGGCATCGCACTATGTCAACGGACGCTACATAGAGGACGAAGGCGGCGCGCCGCTGCCGGTGATCTATCCGGCAACTGGCGAGGTCATCGCTACCCTGCGCTCGGCGACGCCGAACGTGCTGGAGCTTGCGATCGAGGCCGCGCGGGCCGCGCAGCCGGCCTGGGCGCGGCTGAAGCCGGTCGAGCGCGGCCGCATCCTGCGCCGCGCCGCCGACATCCTGCGCGCCCGCAACGCCGACCTCGCCCGCATCGAGACGCTCGACACCGGCAAGGCGATCCAGGAGACGCTGGTGGCGGATGCGCCTTCCGCAGCAGACTGTCTTGAGTATTTCGGCGGTGCGGTCGCCGCCTACAATGGCGAGGCCGTCGACCTCGGCGGACCCTTCGCCTACACACGGCGCGAGGCGCTCGGCGTCTGCGTCGGCATCGGTGCCTGGAACTATCCGATCCAGATCGCCGGCTGGAAGTCGGCACCGGCGCTCGCCATGGGCAACGCCATGGTGTTCAAGCCGTCGGAAAATACGCCGCTTTCCGCACTGGCGCTGGCAGAGATCTACAGCGAGGCCGGCCTGCCTGACGGGCTGTTCAACGTCGTGCAGGGCTATGGCGATGTTGGCGCGGGCCTCGTTGGCCACGATGTCGTCGCCAAGGTTTCGGTGACCGGCTCGGTGCCAACCGGGCGCAAGGTGCTGTCGCTCGCCGGCTCGAAGATGAAGCACGCGACGATGGAACTCGGCGGGAAGTCGCCGCTGATCGTCTTCGACGACGCCGATATCGAAAACGCCATCGGCGGCGCCATGCTCGGCAATTTCTACTCCACCGGCCAGATCTGCTCCAACGGCACGCGCGTCTTCGTGCAGAGCGGCATCCACGACCGCTTCGTCGACCGTCTGATCGAGCGGACCAAGAAAATCCGCATCGGCGACCCGCTCGATCCGGAGACCCAGATGGGCCCACTGGTGTCGAAAGCACAGCACGACAAGGTGGTCGGCTATATCGAGATCGGCAAGCAGGATGGCGCTGTTCTCGCCTGTGGCGGCAACGTTCCCTCACTGCAGGGTTTCGGTGGCGGCTTCTTCGTCGAGCCGACGGTGTTCACCGGCGTCACCGACAATATGCGCATCGCCCGCGAAGAGATTTTCGGGCCGGTCATGAGCGTGCTGAAATTCGATGGCGAGGACGAGGTGATCGACCGCGCCAACGACACCGAATTCGGCCTCGCCGCCGGCGTCTTCACCCGCGACCTGCCGCGCGCCCACCGTGTCATCGCCGAATTGCAGGCCGGCACCTGCTGGATCAACGCCTACAATCTGACGCCGGTTGAAATCCCGTTCGGCGGCTTCAAGCAGTCCGGCATCGGGCGGGAAAATTCGCTGGCGGCGCTGGCGCTCTATTCGCAGCTGAAATCGATCTATGTCGAGACCGGGGATGTGGCGAGCCCGTATTGA
- a CDS encoding asparaginase, translating to MTNPVLIEVLRGAIVESAHRGAVAVFDADGKPVLEIGDTSKPVFPRSAVKAIQALPLVETGAADAYGFGNRELALACASHSGEPAHVELARSMLAKAGLDKSALECGAHWPSNHDAEIALARTGDLPNALHNNCSGKHSGFLCTCVHSGIAHRGYVKAGHALQEMVRDAMQSVTGAVHGADERATDGCSIPTYAVPLRSFALGFARMATTNGFGPERAKAAKRLLSACMAEPFFVAGTGREDVALMEAAPGRIFAKGGAEGVHCSAIPELGLGIAIKCDDGAGRASEAMVAAVLAKLLRADEALAAKLIELANAPIKSRIGATVGALRPTAALN from the coding sequence ATGACAAATCCGGTTCTGATCGAAGTCTTGCGCGGTGCGATCGTCGAGAGCGCGCATCGCGGTGCCGTCGCGGTCTTCGATGCCGATGGCAAGCCGGTCCTGGAGATCGGCGACACCTCGAAGCCGGTGTTTCCGCGCTCGGCGGTCAAGGCCATCCAGGCCTTGCCGCTGGTCGAAACGGGTGCTGCCGATGCCTACGGCTTCGGCAACCGCGAGTTGGCGCTGGCCTGTGCCTCGCATTCGGGCGAGCCGGCGCATGTCGAACTGGCGCGCTCCATGCTGGCCAAGGCCGGGTTGGACAAGTCAGCGCTTGAATGCGGCGCGCATTGGCCCTCGAACCACGACGCCGAGATTGCACTCGCCCGCACCGGCGATTTGCCCAATGCGCTGCACAACAACTGCTCAGGTAAGCATTCCGGCTTCCTCTGCACCTGCGTGCACTCCGGCATTGCGCACCGCGGCTACGTCAAGGCGGGTCACGCACTGCAAGAGATGGTGCGCGACGCCATGCAGTCGGTCACCGGCGCTGTCCACGGCGCCGATGAGCGGGCCACCGACGGCTGCTCGATCCCGACCTATGCGGTGCCGCTCAGGAGTTTCGCGCTCGGCTTTGCCCGCATGGCGACGACAAACGGTTTTGGTCCAGAACGGGCCAAGGCGGCGAAGCGGCTGCTCTCAGCCTGCATGGCGGAACCCTTCTTTGTCGCCGGCACCGGCCGCGAAGACGTCGCCCTGATGGAAGCAGCACCGGGCCGGATCTTTGCGAAAGGCGGCGCCGAAGGCGTCCACTGCAGCGCAATACCTGAACTTGGCCTCGGCATAGCGATCAAATGCGATGATGGCGCCGGCCGCGCCAGTGAAGCTATGGTCGCCGCCGTGCTGGCCAAGCTGCTGCGTGCGGACGAGGCTCTGGCGGCGAAGCTTATTGAACTGGCAAACGCACCGATCAAAAGCCGGATCGGAGCCACAGTCGGGGCGCTGAGGCCTACGGCGGCCTTGAACTAA
- the greA gene encoding transcription elongation factor GreA produces MSRAFTREEDSENAIAGVGERPISTHRNLVTERGLAQIEDNLADLRDILAKAEKKADRERIAVVSRDLRYWTARRENAELSVPEPGSDVVRFGMGVTLEGDDGKKVHWKIVGEDEADPTKGTISHVSPMAVALFGKKVGDLAAVNGKEWEIVKLSDS; encoded by the coding sequence ATGAGCAGAGCTTTTACCCGCGAAGAAGACAGCGAGAATGCCATTGCTGGTGTTGGTGAGCGGCCGATCAGCACGCACCGCAATCTGGTGACCGAGCGCGGCCTGGCGCAGATCGAAGACAATCTGGCCGATCTGCGCGACATTCTGGCGAAAGCCGAGAAGAAAGCCGATCGCGAGCGCATCGCGGTGGTGTCGCGGGATTTGCGCTATTGGACCGCCCGGCGCGAAAACGCCGAGCTTTCCGTGCCGGAGCCCGGCAGCGACGTCGTCCGTTTCGGCATGGGCGTCACGCTGGAAGGCGATGACGGCAAGAAGGTGCACTGGAAGATCGTCGGCGAGGACGAGGCCGATCCCACCAAGGGCACGATTTCGCATGTGTCGCCGATGGCGGTCGCCCTGTTCGGCAAGAAGGTCGGCGACCTGGCTGCGGTCAACGGCAAGGAATGGGAAATCGTCAAGCTGTCGGACAGTTAG
- a CDS encoding acetyl-CoA acetyltransferase, with amino-acid sequence MTACIVGWAHSRFGKLEGETLENLIVKVATDALDHAGIGPDEVDEIVLGHFNAGFSAQDFTASLVLQADDRLRFKPATRVENACATGSAAVRQGIRAIDANAARIVLVVGAEQMTTTPGPEIGKNLLKASYLPEDGETPAGFAGVFGKIAQAYFQRYGDQSDALAMIAAKNHKNGVDNPYAQMRKDFGYEFCRQESEKNPFVAGPLKRTDCSLVSDGAAALILADTATALKMRRAVAFRANEHVQDFLPMSKRDILSFEGCEQAWTRALKNAGVTLDDLSFVETHDCFTIAELIEYEAMGLAKRGEGAKLALDGTTAKDGRLPVNPSGGLKAKGHPIGATGVSMHVLTAMQLVGEAGGIQVPGAKLGGIFNMGGAAVANYVSILDRIR; translated from the coding sequence ATGACCGCATGTATCGTCGGCTGGGCGCATTCGCGCTTCGGCAAGCTCGAGGGCGAGACGCTCGAAAACCTGATCGTCAAGGTCGCGACGGACGCGCTCGACCATGCCGGCATCGGTCCGGACGAGGTCGACGAGATCGTGCTTGGCCATTTCAACGCCGGCTTTTCGGCGCAGGATTTTACCGCCAGCCTGGTGCTTCAGGCCGACGACCGGCTGCGCTTCAAGCCGGCGACGCGTGTCGAAAATGCTTGTGCGACGGGATCGGCGGCGGTCCGGCAAGGCATTCGCGCGATCGATGCCAACGCTGCCCGCATCGTGCTGGTGGTCGGCGCCGAGCAGATGACGACGACGCCCGGTCCCGAGATCGGCAAGAACCTGCTGAAAGCATCCTATCTGCCGGAGGATGGCGAGACGCCCGCAGGTTTCGCCGGCGTCTTCGGCAAGATTGCGCAGGCCTATTTCCAACGTTATGGCGACCAGTCGGATGCGCTCGCCATGATCGCGGCCAAAAACCACAAGAACGGCGTCGATAATCCCTATGCGCAGATGCGCAAGGATTTCGGCTACGAATTCTGCCGCCAGGAGAGCGAGAAGAACCCCTTCGTCGCCGGCCCGCTGAAGCGCACCGACTGCTCGCTGGTCTCCGACGGCGCCGCCGCCCTTATCCTCGCCGACACGGCGACCGCCCTGAAGATGCGCCGCGCCGTCGCCTTCCGCGCCAATGAACACGTGCAGGATTTCCTGCCAATGTCGAAGCGCGATATTCTCTCCTTCGAAGGCTGCGAGCAGGCCTGGACCCGCGCGCTGAAGAACGCCGGCGTGACGCTCGATGATCTGTCCTTCGTCGAGACGCATGACTGCTTCACCATTGCCGAACTGATCGAATATGAGGCGATGGGGCTGGCCAAGCGCGGCGAGGGCGCCAAATTGGCGCTGGACGGCACGACGGCGAAGGACGGCCGCTTGCCGGTCAACCCCTCGGGCGGGCTCAAGGCCAAGGGCCATCCGATCGGCGCCACCGGTGTCTCCATGCATGTCTTGACTGCCATGCAGCTCGTCGGCGAAGCCGGCGGCATCCAGGTGCCGGGCGCAAAACTAGGCGGCATCTTCAACATGGGCGGCGCGGCCGTCGCCAACTACGTTTCCATTCTCGACCGGATCAGGTAA
- a CDS encoding mannose-1-phosphate guanylyltransferase/mannose-6-phosphate isomerase, which yields MSQRIVSFVMSGGVGSRLWPLSREDNPKQFHDFSGDGSMLAKTLRRLTARPAGETPIFLIASERHADRVHADLAGLDLAGGGLLFEPTGRNTAAAIALATLRTLSEFGDSLVLVVPSDHEISTPSQFWQSVEAGAEAAHAGRLVVFGIKPTQPETGYGYIEVAGARGGIFDVTRFVEKPDLATAQSYLKAESFYWNTGIFLFRAAAMRDAFAAFEPDIWKATEAAYKAATADLSGLYMPLELYEAIPSISIDYAIMERAQGIAMVPADFRWNDLGSWQSLLDVGPADDHGNVVIGDVVAIDCENSYIRSDGRLLSAIGMKDVAIVSTADATFVAPVSHSQHVKKIVEQLERSGRLETRFTPAHDRVIESGAWRRRVHHWLFQETLPLWSTSGVDERHGGFHEALGFDRAPLMKPKRMRTMARQVYAFAVASARGWDGPADRLISHGIEFMVRNGRTDRGGWVRTLHVDGSVADATEDAYDHSCVLLALAHAHMSGNPEALRLGEETFAFLDAHLEDHRMTGFLETSDGEGERRSNPHMHLLEAFLAWHQATGERAHLRRAARIIDLFRSHFFDRDSWTLGEYFDDEWKPSAGEKGTWTEPGHHFEWASLLVDFAGRSGQAELSGFARKLYASAIANGLNRATGLAYGAVSRQGLPLDLISRSWPQAEAVKAAIALDGSGGPDLKPEIEERVGRLFRWHIDPAPLGLWIDRIDERGRSLASDVPASIFYHLVCALTQYLDGTVEKAA from the coding sequence ATGAGCCAGCGCATCGTCAGTTTTGTCATGAGTGGCGGCGTTGGTTCGCGGCTCTGGCCGCTGTCGCGCGAGGACAATCCCAAGCAGTTTCACGATTTTTCGGGTGACGGCTCCATGCTGGCCAAGACCTTGCGCCGGCTGACGGCAAGGCCGGCCGGCGAAACACCGATCTTCCTGATCGCCTCCGAGCGCCATGCCGATCGTGTCCATGCCGATCTGGCCGGGCTCGATCTCGCCGGCGGGGGCCTATTGTTCGAACCCACGGGGCGCAACACCGCCGCCGCGATCGCACTGGCAACGCTGCGCACCCTGTCTGAATTTGGCGACAGCCTGGTGCTGGTCGTGCCGTCGGACCATGAAATATCAACGCCAAGCCAATTCTGGCAGAGCGTCGAAGCAGGCGCCGAGGCGGCGCATGCCGGCCGGCTCGTGGTGTTCGGCATCAAACCGACTCAGCCCGAAACCGGCTATGGCTATATCGAGGTGGCGGGCGCACGGGGCGGCATCTTCGACGTCACGCGTTTCGTCGAGAAGCCGGATCTTGCGACGGCGCAGAGCTATCTCAAGGCGGAAAGCTTTTACTGGAACACCGGCATCTTCCTGTTTCGCGCCGCCGCCATGCGTGATGCCTTCGCCGCTTTCGAGCCCGACATCTGGAAGGCCACCGAAGCCGCCTACAAGGCAGCGACAGCGGACCTGTCCGGCCTCTATATGCCGCTGGAGCTCTACGAGGCCATCCCGTCGATCTCGATCGACTATGCCATCATGGAACGGGCGCAAGGCATTGCCATGGTGCCGGCCGACTTCCGCTGGAACGATCTCGGCTCCTGGCAATCGCTGCTCGACGTCGGTCCGGCCGACGACCACGGCAATGTCGTCATCGGCGATGTCGTCGCCATCGATTGCGAGAACTCCTACATCCGCAGCGATGGCCGCCTGCTGTCGGCGATCGGCATGAAGGATGTCGCCATCGTGTCAACCGCGGATGCCACTTTCGTCGCGCCGGTCAGCCACAGCCAGCACGTCAAGAAGATCGTCGAGCAGCTCGAAAGATCCGGCCGGCTGGAAACCCGGTTCACGCCGGCGCATGACCGCGTCATCGAAAGCGGCGCCTGGCGCCGCCGCGTCCATCACTGGCTTTTCCAGGAGACCTTGCCGCTGTGGTCGACATCGGGTGTCGACGAACGCCATGGCGGGTTCCATGAAGCGCTCGGCTTTGATCGCGCGCCGCTGATGAAGCCCAAGCGCATGCGCACAATGGCCAGGCAGGTCTATGCCTTCGCGGTCGCCAGCGCGCGCGGCTGGGATGGTCCGGCCGACCGGCTGATCAGCCACGGCATCGAGTTCATGGTCAGAAATGGCCGCACCGACAGAGGCGGTTGGGTGCGCACCCTGCATGTCGATGGCTCCGTCGCCGACGCCACCGAGGATGCCTACGATCATTCCTGCGTGCTGCTTGCGCTTGCGCATGCGCATATGTCGGGTAATCCCGAAGCCTTGCGGCTAGGTGAGGAAACCTTCGCCTTCCTCGATGCCCATCTCGAGGATCATCGCATGACCGGTTTCCTCGAAACATCGGACGGAGAGGGCGAGCGCCGCTCCAACCCACACATGCATCTGCTCGAAGCCTTCCTGGCCTGGCACCAGGCCACCGGCGAGCGCGCTCATCTGCGCCGCGCGGCGCGCATCATCGATCTTTTCCGCAGCCATTTCTTCGACCGGGACAGCTGGACGCTGGGCGAATATTTCGATGACGAATGGAAGCCGTCAGCCGGTGAGAAGGGGACTTGGACCGAGCCCGGCCACCATTTCGAATGGGCGTCGCTGCTGGTCGATTTCGCTGGGCGCAGCGGCCAGGCCGAGCTGAGCGGCTTCGCCCGAAAACTCTATGCCTCGGCCATCGCCAATGGCCTCAACCGCGCCACCGGCCTGGCCTATGGCGCCGTCTCCCGGCAGGGGCTGCCGCTGGACCTGATCTCGCGCAGCTGGCCGCAGGCCGAAGCGGTCAAGGCGGCCATAGCGCTGGACGGTTCGGGTGGACCCGATCTCAAGCCGGAGATCGAGGAACGCGTCGGCCGGCTGTTCCGCTGGCACATCGACCCGGCGCCGCTCGGCCTATGGATCGACCGCATCGACGAGCGTGGCCGTTCGCTGGCATCAGACGTGCCGGCAAGCATCTTTTATCACCTGGTCTGTGCGTTGACCCAGTATCTGGATGGAACGGTGGAGAAGGCGGCTTAA